GTTTACTTTAAATTTGTAACTTCGATTTTTTTACGAATTGTATCTTTTTGAGACCGTAATAAATGCAAACCTTTAGGAAGAATGAGCGATTGTGTCATAAAAAATCCATTGATGAATTATTCTTAAATGGCCAATCTTTTTTTGTTTACCCGTTTAAAATTATTTGGATAAGTATAAAGGAAGATGTGGAATATCCTGCAAGAATAATTATGAGTGTTCCCAAACGTAATTTCAAAAAAGCAGTTCACCGGAACCAAATCAGACGACTCTTACGAGAGGTTTACAGAAAAAACAAATCTGTTCTGTATCAATATTTAACCGAACGGAAATTGCAAATTAATCTTGCACTGATTTACAATGCAAAAGTTAAACTTAGTTATCAGGAGTTAGATGGAAAAATAATACAAGTACTTGATCGTTTAATAAAAGCAAATGAAAAAACTATTAGCTAATATTTTTATTTTATTGATTAAGTTCTATCAGGGGGCTATTTCACCTTACTTAGCTCCATCATGCAGATATACGCCTAGCTGCTCGGAATATGGAGTGCAGGCAATTAAAAAACACGGCCCCTTTAAAGGTGGCTGGCTAACTATAAAACGATTTTCGTCATGTCACCCTTGGGGAGGTCATGGCTACGATCCGGTACCTTAATAAATAACAAATTATGGCCACAAAATTTCTAAAAAAATACTATACGCTTTTTACAGCAGTTTTGCTTATCTCATTTAGCTTACACCTAAATGCCCAAAACCAAAATAATTTTAAAATAGCGAAGAGCTTGGATATTTATTCCAACCTGATTAAAGAGCTAAACATCAATTATGTTGATGAAATATTTCCTGAAAAACTAATGAAGGCAGGAATTGATGCCATGCTTCAGGAACTTGACCCATATACGGTTTTCATCCCTGAATCAGAAATAGAAGAATACGAAATTATCACAACCGGAACCTATGGCGGCATTGGTGTATTGATCCATCAACAAGATGGAAAAACAATCATTTCAGAAATTTACAAAGGATTCCCGGCACAAATTTCAGGTTTGTATGTTGGTGATCAGGTTATAAAAATTGATGATATAAGTATTAAGGACAAGACTTCCGCAGAAGTTAGTAAAATGATAAAAGGGCCGGCCAAAACCTCTACCAAAATTACAGTAAAAAGATATGGAATAGAAGAATTAATGGATTTTACATTTAACCGTGAAATCGTTAAAATTGAAAATGTTCCATATTATGGGTTACTTGACAACAATATTGGATACATAAAACTGGTTGGATTTTCGCATAATGCCACCAGGGAAGTAAAAAATGCATTATTGGACCTGAAAAGTAAAACCAAGCTGAAAGGATTGGTTCTTGATCTTCGGGGAAATGGCGGTGGATTGATGAATGAAGCTATTGATATTGTAAATTTATTTGTCGACCAGAATAAGGAAGTACTCATTACCAAAGGAAAAATTCAAGAATCAAATATGACTTATAAAACGCGGTTTTCGACTACTGATAAGAATATTCCGCTTGCCGTATTGATTGATAACGGATCTGCTTCATCTTCGGAAATAGTG
The Bacteroidota bacterium DNA segment above includes these coding regions:
- the yidD gene encoding membrane protein insertion efficiency factor YidD — protein: MKKLLANIFILLIKFYQGAISPYLAPSCRYTPSCSEYGVQAIKKHGPFKGGWLTIKRFSSCHPWGGHGYDPVP
- the rnpA gene encoding ribonuclease P protein component; this encodes MQTFRKNERLCHKKSIDELFLNGQSFFVYPFKIIWISIKEDVEYPARIIMSVPKRNFKKAVHRNQIRRLLREVYRKNKSVLYQYLTERKLQINLALIYNAKVKLSYQELDGKIIQVLDRLIKANEKTIS
- a CDS encoding S41 family peptidase, with the protein product MATKFLKKYYTLFTAVLLISFSLHLNAQNQNNFKIAKSLDIYSNLIKELNINYVDEIFPEKLMKAGIDAMLQELDPYTVFIPESEIEEYEIITTGTYGGIGVLIHQQDGKTIISEIYKGFPAQISGLYVGDQVIKIDDISIKDKTSAEVSKMIKGPAKTSTKITVKRYGIEELMDFTFNREIVKIENVPYYGLLDNNIGYIKLVGFSHNATREVKNALLDLKSKTKLKGLVLDLRGNGGGLMNEAIDIVNLFVDQNKEVLITKGKIQESNMTYKTRFSTTDKNIPLAVLIDNGSASSSEIVAGALQDIDRAVIVGQRSYGKGLVQNIIPLSYNTQVKVTIAKYYIPSGRCIQNIDYSLKNENDEFTKIPDSLISEYKTQSGRKVYDGGGIDPDIKVAQSTFSQLTANLYGRFLIFDYATKFKSEHPSIAKAKDFKISDEIYQDFLAYLKLAKFNYQTQYERTLEVLKKQAERENSFEEVKNEFTALEAAIKENKSAEYTKYQDEIKKVLKMEIVSRYYYMAGEVETSLDSDMDLDKAMEVLMNQNQYQVLLLPEPNKILGKK